ATACATGTCACCACCATCATCAACCGTTTTACCATTGGGAGAAGAAGCAAAAGAGAGCTCTTGCTGCTTCACAGAGCCAACCTTCTTGGTCTTCTTGCCGTTGGACTCAAGAACCATCCCCTCAGGTCCCCATATAGACTTACACAATCTATAAGACTTCTGGTCATGAGGCTTGGTGAAAGAAGGCTTCTCTTTGCCCATATACTTCTTCTTCAAACTCCTAAGCTTATCCATGAACTGGTTCTTACTAACCTCAAAGCTAATTGATTTCTTGATGTAATCGTAGTAAGCGTTGGTGTCGTCGTAAGGAGAGTTCCCCGTATCCTTCTTGAAATCGATCATGCCTTGTAAGACAGCGATCTCGTCGTCCTCGGTCCACAGTCTCTGAAAAGCAGCAGGCTTCTTCGAGTCTTCGCCGATCTTCGCTCGCTTTGAGTTCGCTTCCTTCGAAGTCCCTTCGCTGGGCCGCTTCGTTCCCGATTTGGTTGCCGGCGGCGGAGACTTGTCCTTCTTGGTATCGGATTCGGAATCGGTCTCGGTTTCGGATCCAGAAACTGAATCGGAGGCTGAGGTGGTTTTACCAGGGATGGCGATTGTGACGGCGGAGGAGGAAGGAGGATTGGgttggtcttcttcttcttcttcctctgatgAAGAATcattaacttcttcttcttcttctccagcgGAAGAGTCGgcttcgtcgtcgtcgtcgtcgctGGAAGAAGCAGCTGGTGGGTTTTCTAAAGGGTTGCGTTTCTTCGTCATTGAAAGTGCCGAGGAGAAGCGCTTTTTAGGGTTTGTGCGTGAGACGGCAAAGATGAGAGAGCTAAAAGGGCAACAACTAGTTTAAGTGTTCGCTGTCTTCCAATATATACCTATTTATcggtttcctttttattttacgTTTACGttttaggatttttattttagttttgtattaTTCAAGTTTTATTAGTTTTCCACATGTATGATTTATAGTCCAAAACGGAAGGAAACAAATTGTTTAGAGCTTGATTGGtttccccgctaccacccgcaaacgcagcttttgcggttggtagcggttgacagcgtttcgaaacaatcatccAAACCGTTAaaaatcgcttcaaaccgctccgaacctcttaaaatcaaaagctggttccagctagcgtttgcggttgcgggcggttgcgggaggataatttttttttctttttttttaaaaaccatataaatacaaaaataaaaatattcaataaattttttaaaatggaattataaaaatactaaaatatatctattatattttaattaatattataaaattttaaaataaaaatattttctataattttaaaaatttaaaactataactttgaaaatataatttacatatttattataatattatgatttttgatatttttataattatataaaatgtaaatattgttaatttattatttaactgatgctgtatttggtagttaaccagtcataattatcccgcaaacgcaccaatttttaaccgcagaaccagtcgtacaaatctc
The Brassica napus cultivar Da-Ae chromosome A1, Da-Ae, whole genome shotgun sequence DNA segment above includes these coding regions:
- the LOC106376865 gene encoding probable transcription factor At1g61730; this encodes MTKKRNPLENPPAASSSDDDDDEADSSAGEEEEEVNDSSSEEEEEEDQPNPPSSSAVTIAIPGKTTSASDSVSGSETETDSESDTKKDKSPPPATKSGTKRPSEGTSKEANSKRAKIGEDSKKPAAFQRLWTEDDEIAVLQGMIDFKKDTGNSPYDDTNAYYDYIKKSISFEVSKNQFMDKLRSLKKKYMGKEKPSFTKPHDQKSYRLCKSIWGPEGMVLESNGKKTKKVGSVKQQELSFASSPNGKTVDDGGDMYDWFEKSFLVRGIAGFGVDESYVKQRWRLVPVETKRKVEEKVKMLQAKEIEFVLQKTEILHEVTSLIAEASKNKPLE